Proteins from a single region of Sphaerochaeta globosa str. Buddy:
- the larA gene encoding nickel-dependent lactate racemase: MHVHNPIDPTNKDLLLPESTVIYGMSAPPALSDPEAAIQKALSAPIQSKPLSVIAKEKLGANKDASAVIVISDNTRPVPYKGKGNILVPILTTLLETGYKSQHITVLIATGTHRPMTGEEIERIIDPWVFAQGIAVVNHDCKDETILTYLGKTERGSEVKINSSYVNADLKILTGLVESHFMAGVSGGRKSVCPGLISEHGTFLFHGANLMGHPDSRDLNLKGNPVHEESLAFAKMAGVDFIVNVTLDHKFAITGVYAGDLEAAHLAAFEMVKGYAKVPITEEADIVITHGGFVGINHYQSAKAAFASIGALKKDGYLISIANFTDKKDIIGSITYKTVLAILSLCGAEALIKVLHSKDWPFIPDQWQVQKWAPVFEKIPLDHYYYFAPQLSKADGPGLPGINAATLTDSKDYSEVVQTLLQVISKRESGRKLKIIWLSDGPYSIPYVK, from the coding sequence ATGCATGTGCACAATCCGATAGATCCTACTAACAAAGATCTACTGCTTCCCGAATCTACGGTGATATATGGGATGTCGGCCCCCCCTGCCCTCTCTGATCCCGAGGCTGCCATTCAAAAGGCACTTTCAGCTCCCATCCAAAGCAAACCTCTTTCGGTCATTGCAAAAGAGAAGCTTGGTGCCAACAAGGATGCTTCGGCGGTTATTGTCATCTCTGACAATACCAGACCGGTACCCTATAAAGGAAAAGGAAACATACTTGTTCCCATTCTTACCACCTTGTTGGAAACCGGCTACAAAAGTCAGCATATAACCGTTCTGATTGCTACCGGCACCCATCGACCCATGACCGGCGAAGAGATAGAGCGCATCATCGATCCCTGGGTATTTGCACAAGGAATCGCCGTCGTCAATCATGACTGCAAGGATGAAACAATTCTGACATACCTTGGCAAGACAGAACGCGGCAGCGAAGTAAAGATCAACAGCAGCTATGTAAACGCCGACTTGAAGATTCTCACCGGTTTGGTGGAAAGCCACTTCATGGCAGGGGTGAGCGGCGGCCGTAAGTCGGTATGTCCAGGTTTGATCAGTGAACACGGTACATTCCTCTTCCATGGGGCAAACCTGATGGGCCATCCGGACTCTCGCGACCTCAACTTGAAGGGAAACCCTGTACACGAGGAATCCTTGGCTTTTGCCAAAATGGCAGGAGTTGACTTCATCGTCAATGTAACGCTGGACCACAAGTTTGCCATCACCGGTGTATATGCCGGCGACCTTGAGGCTGCCCACCTTGCCGCTTTCGAAATGGTAAAAGGCTATGCCAAAGTCCCCATCACCGAAGAGGCGGACATTGTCATCACCCACGGTGGCTTTGTCGGGATCAACCACTATCAGAGTGCCAAAGCTGCCTTCGCTTCCATCGGGGCGTTGAAAAAGGACGGGTATCTGATCAGCATCGCCAACTTCACCGACAAGAAAGACATAATCGGTTCGATCACCTATAAAACGGTGCTGGCCATTTTGTCACTGTGTGGGGCTGAAGCCTTGATTAAGGTGCTGCACAGCAAGGACTGGCCGTTCATCCCCGACCAATGGCAAGTGCAAAAGTGGGCGCCTGTATTTGAGAAAATTCCTCTAGACCATTATTACTACTTTGCACCCCAGCTGTCTAAAGCTGACGGACCCGGGCTGCCGGGCATCAATGCCGCAACCCTTACCGACAGCAAGGACTATAGTGAAGTGGTACAAACACTGCTACAAGTCATTTCCAAGCGAGAAAGTGGAAGAAAGCTGAAAATCATCTGGCTCAGTGATGGACCTTATTCCATTCCTTACGTGAAATAA
- a CDS encoding four-carbon acid sugar kinase family protein produces MQTYLIIADDFTGANDTGLQLVRRGFPTRVQIGRPKLLAPQYSLVLDTESRNLAPGKAREVVRSSLADLDSSAFTVFMKKIDSTLRGNIVDEVVEVATCLHADLIVVATAFPDMGRICMDSVVSVHGKPLKETEHGKDPHKPVTEDNLYTLFSSSKKVVSLDLETVRARSWPSIEEGVVVCDATTNEDLNHIAAWALSLSQKVLFVGSAGLGEALVTQYHPSNPVLGLIASLSEVTRKQVLYAQSRGISTVSVGVCDLLEKKGLHSHAERVRLLLSQNKDVLLLASSVLEHADYEDSLKLGIQMGLTESQVGNAVRLALSTIAKDVIESHALGGLFLTGGDTAFGILELLQISEVEIIGEVLLGLPLLEVVGTKYEKLRLVTKAGAFGNDDAIAYSLRVLREV; encoded by the coding sequence ATGCAAACTTACTTGATCATCGCCGATGATTTTACGGGAGCCAATGACACCGGCTTACAGCTCGTGCGCCGAGGATTTCCTACCAGGGTACAGATCGGCCGACCCAAACTGCTTGCTCCCCAGTATTCATTGGTGCTCGATACTGAATCGAGAAATCTTGCACCAGGCAAAGCGAGAGAAGTCGTGCGTTCTTCCCTTGCCGATTTGGATAGCTCGGCTTTCACTGTTTTTATGAAAAAAATCGATTCCACCCTTCGCGGCAATATTGTAGACGAGGTGGTTGAGGTTGCAACCTGCCTGCATGCCGATCTCATCGTTGTTGCAACAGCATTTCCCGATATGGGGCGTATCTGCATGGATTCGGTGGTTTCGGTTCATGGGAAACCACTGAAAGAGACTGAGCATGGAAAGGATCCCCATAAGCCGGTAACTGAGGATAACCTGTATACGCTGTTCAGCTCATCCAAAAAAGTGGTTTCCTTGGATTTGGAGACTGTCAGGGCACGGTCTTGGCCTAGTATAGAGGAGGGTGTTGTCGTTTGTGATGCCACCACCAACGAAGATTTGAACCATATCGCTGCATGGGCTCTCTCCTTATCTCAAAAGGTATTGTTTGTAGGGAGTGCCGGACTTGGTGAAGCGTTGGTTACTCAATATCACCCTTCCAATCCCGTTCTGGGACTGATAGCAAGCCTGAGTGAAGTAACACGTAAGCAGGTGCTGTATGCACAAAGTCGTGGTATTTCCACTGTCAGTGTAGGGGTTTGCGACCTTTTGGAGAAAAAAGGCCTGCATAGCCATGCAGAACGGGTTCGTCTCCTCCTCTCCCAGAACAAGGATGTTCTGTTATTGGCTTCATCGGTGCTTGAACACGCAGACTATGAGGATTCATTGAAGCTGGGCATCCAAATGGGACTTACTGAAAGCCAAGTGGGTAATGCTGTACGATTGGCCTTGAGCACCATAGCCAAGGATGTAATAGAATCTCATGCCTTGGGCGGTTTGTTTTTAACCGGCGGGGATACTGCTTTCGGCATACTTGAACTTTTACAGATCAGCGAGGTGGAAATTATTGGGGAGGTGCTCTTAGGTCTTCCCCTGCTGGAAGTGGTAGGCACGAAGTATGAAAAACTCAGGCTCGTCACCAAGGCGGGAGCTTTCGGGAATGACGATGCCATTGCCTACTCACTACGGGTTTTGCGAGAAGTATAG
- the pdxA gene encoding 4-hydroxythreonine-4-phosphate dehydrogenase PdxA produces the protein MKRFGITLGDPCGIGPEITLKALYANELYQRHALLFGSHAILEYYNQELGYGFVFNALTTIDSWKEDAINLYDPIPSVTLADIQIGKVTALGGELAFQSVRTSIEFALRGDISSVVTAPLNKEALHLAGHKFAGHTEIFGFYSHGPSYAMLLWSEKLKAIHVSTHISLRQACDACTKERVLDVIHLADATLKKAGYACPRIAVAGLNPHAGENGLFGTEELEHIIPAVEAARGEGIAVEGPIPPDTVFLKAMKGGYDIVVAMYHDQGHIPLKMLAFDSGVNITVGLDVVRTSVDHGTAFDIAGKLVASEKSLLEAISIGMKL, from the coding sequence ATGAAACGTTTTGGTATCACACTGGGAGATCCCTGCGGGATCGGTCCGGAAATCACCTTGAAGGCACTGTATGCCAACGAGCTCTATCAAAGGCATGCTCTCTTGTTTGGCAGCCATGCAATTTTGGAGTATTACAATCAAGAGCTTGGCTATGGGTTTGTATTCAATGCCCTTACAACCATCGATAGTTGGAAAGAGGATGCCATCAACCTCTATGATCCGATTCCGTCGGTAACATTGGCGGACATCCAGATAGGAAAAGTGACTGCTTTGGGTGGGGAGCTGGCATTCCAAAGCGTACGTACATCAATCGAATTTGCCCTACGAGGGGATATTTCCTCAGTGGTGACCGCTCCCTTGAACAAGGAAGCCTTGCATTTGGCCGGACACAAGTTCGCCGGTCATACCGAAATTTTCGGCTTCTATTCCCATGGTCCTTCGTATGCCATGCTGCTGTGGAGTGAAAAGCTGAAAGCCATTCATGTTTCCACTCATATCTCCCTTCGACAAGCATGTGATGCCTGCACAAAGGAACGAGTTTTGGATGTTATCCACCTTGCCGATGCAACCCTCAAGAAAGCAGGGTATGCCTGTCCGAGGATTGCAGTTGCCGGCTTGAATCCTCATGCCGGGGAGAACGGGCTGTTCGGTACCGAAGAGCTAGAGCACATCATTCCGGCTGTTGAAGCAGCCCGCGGGGAAGGTATTGCCGTTGAAGGTCCCATTCCTCCTGATACCGTGTTTCTGAAGGCAATGAAGGGAGGCTACGACATTGTTGTGGCGATGTATCACGATCAAGGCCATATTCCCTTGAAAATGCTCGCATTCGACAGCGGAGTGAATATTACCGTAGGTTTGGATGTTGTCAGGACATCGGTTGACCATGGTACAGCCTTCGATATAGCAGGTAAGCTTGTCGCCAGTGAAAAGAGTCTGCTTGAGGCTATATCCATAGGTATGAAACTCTAG
- a CDS encoding ABC transporter substrate-binding protein has product MKQLLIGVLMLLCLFSPLAAQGSKEDGQAAKELVVYASVDEANAVKILDAFTKDSGIKTSFVQLSSGPALTRIQAESGRPQADVWLGAPSDNHVIAKTQGLTIPYKGQAFEALGAEFKDAEGYWRGFYMNPLCFGVNTVALAKAGAKMPTSWADLLRAEYKNLIQVPTPQASGTATTMVYSLIEIMGENEAYAYMAKLNANIQTYTSSGTGPSKGVNVGDAAIGIQFSPAFFQMKANGQPIEIVFPKEGFGFEFPAASILKGAKNYEAAKIFMDWLVSKKGQDVLKSTGTYFYPVIDDAEIDPVMPAFSTLNVVGVDLAYYSSRKSELVERWVSEVLSAKK; this is encoded by the coding sequence ATGAAACAGTTACTGATAGGTGTGCTCATGCTACTGTGTCTGTTCAGTCCTCTCGCAGCCCAGGGGTCCAAGGAGGATGGGCAGGCAGCAAAGGAGTTGGTCGTCTATGCAAGTGTAGATGAAGCGAATGCCGTGAAGATTCTCGATGCCTTTACCAAGGATTCTGGAATCAAGACGAGCTTTGTCCAGCTCTCCAGCGGTCCGGCTTTGACCAGGATCCAAGCAGAGAGTGGTCGTCCACAAGCCGATGTCTGGCTTGGTGCCCCAAGCGACAACCACGTTATCGCAAAAACACAGGGCTTGACGATTCCCTACAAGGGACAAGCATTCGAAGCCCTTGGTGCAGAGTTCAAGGATGCTGAAGGGTATTGGAGAGGTTTCTACATGAACCCGCTCTGTTTTGGGGTGAATACCGTTGCTTTGGCCAAAGCTGGAGCAAAAATGCCTACCAGTTGGGCTGATTTGCTCAGAGCTGAGTACAAGAACCTCATTCAGGTTCCTACTCCGCAAGCAAGCGGCACTGCAACCACCATGGTCTACAGCCTGATCGAAATCATGGGTGAAAATGAAGCCTATGCGTACATGGCAAAACTGAATGCCAACATTCAGACCTATACCTCCAGCGGCACCGGACCCTCGAAGGGCGTCAACGTTGGGGATGCCGCAATCGGAATCCAGTTCTCTCCGGCATTCTTCCAAATGAAAGCCAATGGACAGCCGATTGAAATCGTATTCCCCAAGGAAGGTTTTGGGTTCGAGTTCCCCGCAGCCTCGATTCTCAAGGGTGCCAAGAACTACGAAGCAGCCAAAATCTTTATGGATTGGTTGGTAAGCAAGAAAGGCCAGGATGTGCTGAAGTCCACCGGTACCTACTTCTATCCGGTCATCGACGATGCTGAGATTGATCCTGTCATGCCCGCATTCTCCACCCTCAACGTGGTGGGAGTTGATTTGGCATACTACAGCTCGCGCAAATCTGAATTGGTCGAACGCTGGGTCAGTGAAGTGCTTTCCGCCAAGAAGTAA
- a CDS encoding ABC transporter ATP-binding protein yields MSVTLVNVTKIFTDQDDKSKEFTAVDTVNIEIKEGEMVTFLGPSGCGKTTTLRIISGFEKQTKGNVFIDGQLVNDLPANKRNSAMVFQSYAIFPHLTVEQNIGFGLELKGMKKSQIKTEVDTIMATMGLSALGSRQPSQLSGGQQQRVALARAIVTKPRVLLFDEPLSNLDAKLRDQMRTEIRRIQQQFGITSIYVTHDQDEAMTVSDRIMVMDKGKIQQLGTPFEIYSRPTNHFVADFIGRANFFKGMVKKIDTALTIEINQKEYVFPSFNKDVRVGKRATVVVRPEGLKIEKPSEQAFFNGVVQQAVYLGATVEYEISVKGRTEPIVAISYNPVKEGLYQVGDLVGVSFEAISAHVIS; encoded by the coding sequence ATGAGTGTAACCTTAGTAAATGTAACCAAGATTTTTACCGACCAGGATGACAAGAGCAAAGAGTTCACTGCAGTGGATACGGTCAACATCGAGATTAAGGAAGGCGAAATGGTTACCTTCCTTGGTCCTTCGGGATGTGGAAAAACAACGACGCTGCGCATTATCAGCGGTTTTGAGAAACAAACCAAAGGCAATGTTTTCATCGATGGTCAATTGGTCAACGACCTGCCGGCAAATAAACGAAACTCCGCAATGGTGTTCCAATCGTATGCAATATTTCCACACTTGACCGTGGAGCAGAATATCGGCTTTGGTTTGGAGTTGAAGGGCATGAAGAAAAGCCAAATCAAAACAGAAGTCGATACCATAATGGCCACCATGGGGCTCTCTGCTTTGGGCTCTCGTCAGCCAAGCCAACTCTCCGGTGGTCAGCAGCAGCGGGTGGCCTTGGCACGTGCCATTGTCACCAAGCCCCGGGTGCTTCTCTTCGACGAGCCGCTCTCCAACCTTGATGCAAAGCTCAGGGATCAGATGCGAACGGAAATCCGCAGGATTCAGCAGCAGTTCGGTATTACCAGTATCTATGTCACGCACGACCAGGATGAAGCCATGACGGTAAGTGATCGAATTATGGTCATGGACAAAGGAAAAATCCAACAGTTGGGCACTCCCTTCGAGATTTACAGCCGACCTACCAATCATTTTGTGGCTGACTTTATCGGCAGGGCGAATTTCTTCAAGGGGATGGTCAAAAAGATTGATACTGCATTGACGATTGAGATCAACCAAAAAGAGTATGTTTTCCCCTCATTCAATAAAGATGTCAGGGTTGGCAAGCGTGCAACTGTAGTCGTTCGTCCTGAAGGTTTGAAAATTGAGAAACCCAGCGAACAGGCTTTTTTCAATGGGGTAGTACAACAAGCAGTCTATTTAGGGGCGACGGTTGAGTATGAGATATCCGTGAAGGGAAGGACTGAACCCATTGTGGCGATATCGTACAATCCAGTGAAAGAAGGCCTCTATCAGGTAGGCGACCTGGTAGGGGTCAGCTTCGAAGCTATCAGCGCCCATGTGATCAGCTAA
- a CDS encoding alpha/beta hydrolase, with the protein MALIRLDFFSDVLKVDTAVQIIVPQKCERSPSVGPGPYKVLYLLHGLKQNETSYLRNSHIERYVQNLELVVVMPSVGRSFYTDQKKGYPYFTFLTEELPRLLAKLLPISTKAEDTAIAGLSMGGYGALKAALTKPMQYGFAASMSGALDLVSLANRLTDEKLPFPSEFENTFGPIACLSGSEDDLFALADSLASVQPKLYVTCGTEDFLYEDTKRFVKTFADKLQITYEERSGAHTWAFWDAALPRVLSSFLQ; encoded by the coding sequence ATGGCGCTCATTCGGCTCGATTTTTTCTCTGATGTCCTGAAAGTAGATACTGCTGTTCAAATTATTGTACCGCAGAAATGCGAACGCAGTCCTAGTGTAGGTCCAGGACCGTACAAGGTGCTCTATTTACTGCATGGACTGAAGCAAAATGAGACCAGCTACCTCAGAAACTCGCATATCGAGCGATACGTACAGAACTTGGAACTAGTAGTTGTTATGCCCTCGGTAGGCAGAAGTTTTTACACTGACCAGAAGAAGGGATATCCCTACTTCACTTTTCTGACCGAGGAGCTTCCCCGTTTGCTTGCCAAGCTCCTGCCGATCAGCACCAAGGCTGAGGATACCGCCATTGCGGGGCTTTCAATGGGCGGGTATGGAGCGCTTAAGGCAGCACTGACCAAACCTATGCAGTATGGCTTTGCCGCAAGTATGAGCGGTGCCCTCGATTTGGTCTCGCTCGCCAACCGACTTACGGATGAAAAGCTCCCATTCCCTTCGGAATTTGAGAATACCTTTGGGCCGATAGCGTGCCTTTCAGGCAGTGAGGACGACTTGTTTGCCCTTGCCGATTCCCTTGCATCGGTACAGCCAAAGCTCTACGTCACCTGTGGGACGGAAGACTTTCTGTATGAGGATACCAAACGATTTGTTAAGACGTTCGCTGACAAGCTACAAATCACGTATGAAGAGAGAAGCGGCGCCCATACGTGGGCTTTCTGGGATGCCGCTTTGCCAAGAGTGCTCTCAAGCTTCCTGCAATGA
- a CDS encoding ABC transporter permease encodes MKQRIISSWHGFIRLSKDPLLLGVILLLLLSLILFIIYPLYKVIVVSFQVNGAFSIKNFTDVMTYSNGYYLKALFNSLWMGIATALLGTLIAYVFAYSLTRANIRGRKFFNLIATIPIISPPFIGALAVIMLFGRNGFVSSYLLGMQDANVYGPKGLLFAQVLTFFPVAYITLRGVLESISPTLEDAAMDLGGNRFTIFRKVTLPLSIPGIASSMLVLFVESLADFGNPLVLAGAQFPILSVQAYLEITGMGNFAKGAALAFILLVPSVSAYMLQKYWVSKKQYVTVTGKPTQSSNDVVSPKARWILFAVCCVIAAFIILVYASIIWGAFAQSWGNSNKLTLQNFVYVWRVGFESVLDTLAIAGLSTPIAGTLGMVIAFLVVRKRFWGRKFMEFSSMLSFALPGTVVGIGYILAFNNHPLYLTGTLLILLLNFIFRYLPVGVQGGVAVLNQIDPSIEEAAVDLGADSSKTFRKVTLPLMIPAFFSSLIFSFVRCMTAISAAIFLVSARWKLMTVQIMSQVESGRIGAAAAFSLILVAIILVAMGVIKLILRLKYHTTSSILSH; translated from the coding sequence ATGAAACAACGAATCATCTCCTCATGGCATGGTTTTATTCGGCTGAGCAAGGATCCACTTCTGTTAGGGGTTATTTTGCTGCTCTTGCTCTCGTTGATTCTTTTTATCATCTATCCGCTGTACAAGGTCATCGTAGTAAGCTTCCAAGTCAATGGAGCCTTCTCCATCAAGAACTTCACCGATGTGATGACATACTCAAATGGGTATTACCTCAAAGCTCTGTTCAATTCACTGTGGATGGGAATTGCCACGGCACTGCTTGGGACCTTGATTGCATATGTATTTGCGTATTCTCTGACTCGTGCAAACATTCGAGGAAGAAAATTCTTCAACCTTATCGCCACAATTCCCATTATCAGTCCTCCGTTCATCGGAGCATTGGCGGTGATAATGCTCTTTGGACGCAACGGGTTTGTGAGCTCATATCTGTTGGGCATGCAGGATGCCAACGTGTATGGTCCAAAAGGATTGCTGTTTGCCCAGGTACTGACCTTCTTTCCTGTTGCATACATAACACTACGCGGAGTGCTTGAGTCGATCAGTCCAACCTTGGAGGATGCTGCCATGGATTTGGGCGGCAACCGCTTTACCATTTTCAGGAAGGTCACCCTTCCTCTCTCAATTCCCGGTATTGCCAGTTCCATGCTCGTGCTGTTCGTGGAGTCTCTTGCTGATTTCGGCAACCCGCTTGTGCTCGCCGGTGCCCAGTTTCCAATTCTCAGCGTCCAAGCATACCTTGAAATAACCGGTATGGGCAACTTTGCAAAAGGTGCAGCCCTTGCCTTTATTTTACTGGTTCCTTCTGTGTCGGCCTACATGTTGCAAAAATATTGGGTCAGCAAGAAACAATATGTGACAGTGACCGGAAAACCAACCCAGTCGAGCAACGATGTGGTAAGTCCCAAGGCCCGCTGGATTTTGTTTGCCGTCTGCTGTGTTATCGCAGCCTTCATTATTTTGGTTTATGCGAGCATTATCTGGGGTGCCTTTGCCCAGTCGTGGGGAAACAGCAACAAGCTTACCTTGCAAAATTTCGTCTATGTATGGCGGGTAGGCTTTGAGTCGGTACTCGATACCTTGGCGATTGCAGGGCTTTCGACTCCGATTGCAGGAACGTTGGGTATGGTCATAGCCTTTTTGGTGGTTCGCAAACGTTTCTGGGGACGAAAGTTCATGGAATTTTCCTCCATGCTCAGCTTCGCTCTGCCTGGAACTGTTGTAGGTATTGGATACATTCTGGCTTTCAATAATCATCCGCTCTACCTTACCGGAACCCTGCTCATTCTTCTGCTCAATTTCATTTTTCGTTACTTGCCCGTAGGAGTACAGGGTGGGGTGGCTGTCCTTAACCAAATAGACCCATCCATAGAGGAAGCGGCTGTTGACTTGGGTGCTGACAGCAGCAAGACGTTCCGCAAGGTAACGCTCCCCTTGATGATCCCGGCTTTCTTCAGCTCTCTCATTTTCAGTTTTGTACGTTGTATGACAGCCATCAGCGCGGCAATATTTTTAGTCTCTGCCAGGTGGAAGCTGATGACCGTACAGATTATGAGCCAAGTCGAGAGCGGGCGCATCGGAGCTGCAGCAGCCTTCAGTCTGATTCTTGTAGCAATAATATTGGTAGCCATGGGTGTCATCAAACTGATTCTTCGCTTGAAATACCATACCACCAGCTCGATTCTCAGCCACTAG
- a CDS encoding 2-keto-3-deoxygluconate permease produces MKMGKVPIFDTINKIPGGMMVVPLVLGVIFNTFFPGALNIGSFTTAFFKTGALTLIALLFFCSGAQINLKTAGISLYKGIVLNSSKVFFGLIIGVIFAKVAGPGGALLGVTPLAMISAMSNSNGGLYTALASKYGDESDVGAIAVISSNDGPFFEMMFMGIAGVATIPFMSLVAVIVPILAGMILGNLDDKFRDFLKPGMFIAIFTFSFPLGAGLSFQTIIKAGIPGIILGVLTLIVTGVPSYFIYKWLVPKKMRRTAAVGAGVGTTAGNAIATPAAIAAVDPSWLPFAEKATVQVAAAIIVTAILVPFLVDFFYRWEQKRGLINEHAITATVEVDAAGQQL; encoded by the coding sequence ATGAAGATGGGAAAAGTACCGATTTTTGACACGATCAACAAGATTCCTGGTGGCATGATGGTGGTTCCTTTGGTTCTCGGTGTGATTTTCAACACATTCTTCCCTGGAGCTTTGAATATTGGCAGTTTTACCACTGCTTTCTTTAAAACAGGTGCATTGACCTTGATCGCACTCCTGTTTTTCTGTAGCGGCGCCCAAATCAATCTCAAAACTGCCGGTATTTCGTTGTACAAAGGTATAGTTCTCAACTCCAGCAAAGTATTCTTCGGCCTGATCATTGGTGTTATTTTTGCAAAGGTTGCCGGTCCTGGTGGTGCTCTGCTTGGAGTCACTCCCCTGGCCATGATTTCCGCCATGTCAAACTCGAACGGTGGATTGTATACTGCTCTTGCATCCAAATATGGTGATGAATCAGACGTTGGTGCCATCGCAGTCATTTCTTCCAATGATGGACCATTCTTTGAGATGATGTTCATGGGTATTGCCGGCGTTGCAACCATTCCGTTTATGAGTTTGGTCGCTGTCATTGTCCCCATTCTTGCTGGCATGATTCTGGGCAATTTAGACGATAAGTTCCGCGACTTCCTCAAGCCCGGTATGTTCATTGCCATTTTCACCTTCTCCTTCCCCCTTGGAGCAGGCCTGAGTTTCCAGACCATTATCAAAGCAGGTATCCCGGGAATCATCCTTGGTGTCTTGACCTTGATCGTAACCGGTGTTCCTTCCTACTTCATCTACAAGTGGTTGGTACCCAAGAAGATGAGAAGAACCGCTGCAGTTGGTGCCGGTGTCGGAACAACGGCTGGCAATGCTATTGCAACCCCTGCTGCGATTGCAGCTGTCGATCCTTCCTGGTTGCCGTTTGCTGAAAAAGCCACCGTACAGGTTGCTGCAGCCATTATTGTTACGGCAATTTTGGTGCCGTTCCTGGTAGATTTCTTCTATCGCTGGGAACAGAAGCGAGGGTTGATAAATGAACACGCAATCACGGCAACCGTTGAGGTTGACGCAGCAGGCCAACAGCTTTAA